The Raphanus sativus cultivar WK10039 chromosome 2, ASM80110v3, whole genome shotgun sequence DNA segment TATGAGAGTTGAGTCCGTTTTTGATCTATAAGGTTATTCTCTGTGTCTCAGAGTACTGAGATAGGAAAGGCTGTTAATGGTCTGAGGAAACATGCTTCTGATCACATTCGCCAACTTGCAAAGACTCTCATTGCGTAAATGAGTTTTTTGATtcttttgtttaaagttttacACTTTTAGAAATATtgtattgagtttttttttttttttgttatttttgatgCAGAGAGTGGAAGGAGCTGGTTGATCGATGGGTGAACACCACTAAGGATCTCGCTGGTAACTTCCACTCTCTTATTCTTTTCCTCACATCTTAAACTTGCTTGTTAATCTCTAGTGTTACAAACAGGTGCTGGAGGTACACCAGAGTCTGCAAATCCGTCAGTAGTTGATCAAGAAGAAGCCTTTCCATCGCTTCCTTATGATGTTGATATCTTTACACCTGAAGCTAAcggttttgagattttaaatgGCGATTTCTTTGATTCATTACACTTTGATGgtagtgagtttttttttaatctcttgtttttttttgttttttttaatatgaaccATGTTTTAGTTTGGTTGATTGATGGATGTTCATGTTTGTTTCAGATCCTTGTAACTCTGAGGAATACAACACAAGCCGAGAACACGAAAGAAGAAAAACACAGAAGAGAACACAAATGAGGATACAAGAAGACGCTCCTTTTAGATCTATTAAGCCATCTTCAACTTCAGCTGATGGGACTAGGAGACCTCTAAAGCATGAAATGGTATCTCTTCACAAGTCCCAAATGAAACCGCTTGCTACTGAACACAAGAGGAAAGCTCCAGGACCTCAACAACAAGTGAGTGTGGCAACAAAGACAAACCTCttgtttttgttaatttgttaattttatggACAATATGTATGTAATTGACTTGTTTTGTTTGCGTTCTTGTCTCTCGCAGAAACTTAAAGGTCTTGACGCAGACGCAAAGTTTGAATTTGCTAAGAGAAAACTTCAAGAGAGATACCAACACCATGAGAACGGTTTGTTTCTACCCTTTTTTTTAAGGTTCTTTCTTAAAGGCATTCTTGAAAACGAACCCTGATAAACAAAGAACATGCTTTGTGATCTTTTGCCAACGAACAGCCAAGAAGCAGAGAACAATACAAGTACTTGAGACGATCCCAAAGCAAGCTAGTGCTACTGCTCAGAAACCGCAGCTCAAGAGACCTGGAAAGAACAACAGGAGTTGGTCAAACGGGCGTAGATAACTTCTTCTCTTGTTTAAAATATGGGTGAATAACTCTCTGGTGAAAGTCATTTATTTTACATAACATACAGACAAGTATCCACAATCTCTGGTGAAATAAGGTGAAAACAGATTATAGTTTCACAAGCTGGAGACAGAGAGAACAAACAGAGTAGAGCTAAACAGATTCAACATCTGAACATTTCTTTTAACACAAACTGTTAAGAactcctctgtttttttgtttgttctgtCTAAGATTCCACCGGTTTGCAACCAGATTGTTACTTTCTGTGTTCTTCTACTACTTTCCGGTACAGTCCCGGTTTAATTTAATCCGGTTTGGTGGTCATGTTCAATCTTGCATTGAgaagggggagagagagagaggtcctTTTACATTACTTTTACGAATGGTATAGGTGGTAGAAAcgatttttttcaatttgacCGGCTCTTTACCTAACTTTGTATAGTGGCGTGAAATGCATGGTTTGGGTCACACAAAAATGGAGATGATCacaatgtttttcttcttcaaatctTCATAATATTATTGGAGAATTCAGTTTCCTTAactctcacggtggttgattacgATGATACCCTTActgaatcaaatatatttaactatcaattattaaacatttattttatttaatttttccttttctatttaggtttcctttttcttttttcttcaaataacctatatataaaaaaatttataaatttaaaaacgaaaatacttttatatatagtgtaattcataataaggaaatttcacaatataatatatatttttaaaagtattaagcattttatttaaataaatatatttctcatattattacaaaataatttaaataacataaactaagatatctttgatgaataaaatttaatttaatcttttttatgttcccttttatatttttcaaataacatgtatgataaagaaaatatttataaacttaaaccgaaaatacttttatatatagtttgattttataaaaagaaaattttagaaaaataatcttgatattaaaataaagaattaataTTCCTTTTTAGAAATGTAtcgattatattttaaagaaatttcGTACCTATTAtcactttattttataattttatttgtgataattAACATATTCCAAATTACCAAGtactataaaattaacatagtcATGGGCTATTTACAAATAGccaattcataaatatatatacatatcttaaatgaaaaccaaactaatgcaatgaatacaataaatatgatttggttgaattaGATTAGAAATAGTTATACTTGAATTTAACGGAAATATATAACACAATATACCCCACAAATGAGTAACTAGACCaatccaaattattttatacaaagtcaaacattaaataaaaatattatattctcaTTTATTCTCAACATTgtactaaataaatatgaaattctaaaataatactacaaatatattaaccaactattattattaaaatgtaaCTTTGAACCGATCAATACTTTAGCTTACTTTTactatttgattttcaaaaacaacatatattaaattatacataatcctactaaaaatatatatacaaattgaAGGCATGAATCAAACtatatgaaaataacaaattaatcaaaattttaatcggtataacaaaatatcttagttgaatcgtaaaaagtaaatgttatctaatatatccaaataataaccaaacagtcgagatattatatatcaaaattataatctgattaaaataacacaatgttatttaaaacaaaccatg contains these protein-coding regions:
- the LOC108827688 gene encoding probable mediator of RNA polymerase II transcription subunit 26b isoform X2 — its product is MKPSASLDEWREYFRRGGDSDIFQIIDHAIMVAAADSPNQFKSRRDRIAELLFSCRVCRCTGCDHVELSVPGDDEVDGGSKENSSRGDNNNQIVSNYSFDEEAEALSAAIEEFSIVSKEVVRIKEMLLNRDDEPHSVILESLRKLKLMSLNVDILKSTEIGKAVNGLRKHASDHIRQLAKTLIAEWKELVDRWVNTTKDLAGAGGTPESANPSVVDQEEAFPSLPYDVDIFTPEANGFEILNGDFFDSLHFDGNPCNSEEYNTSREHERRKTQKRTQMRIQEDAPFRSIKPSSTSADGTRRPLKHEMVSLHKSQMKPLATEHKRKAPGPQQQKLKGLDADAKFEFAKRKLQERYQHHENAKKQRTIQVLETIPKQASATAQKPQLKRPGKNNRSWSNGRR
- the LOC108827688 gene encoding probable mediator of RNA polymerase II transcription subunit 26b isoform X3 gives rise to the protein MKPSASLDEWREYFRRGGDSDIFQIIDHAIMVAAADSPNQFKSRRDRIAELLFSCRVCRCTGCDHVELSVPGDDEVDGGSKENSSRGDNNNQIVSNYSFDEEAEALSAAIEEFSIVSKEVVRIKEMLLNRDDEPHSVILESLRKLKLMSLNVDILKSTEIGKAVNGLRKHASDHIRQLAKTLIAEWKELVDRWVNTTKDLAGAGGTPESANPSVVDQEEAFPSLPYDVDIFTPEANGFEILNGDFFDSLHFDDPCNSEEYNTSREHERRKTQKRTQMRIQEDAPFRSIKPSSTSADGTRRPLKHEMVSLHKSQMKPLATEHKRKAPGPQQQKLKGLDADAKFEFAKRKLQERYQHHENAKKQRTIQVLETIPKQASATAQKPQLKRPGKNNRSWSNGRR
- the LOC108827688 gene encoding probable mediator of RNA polymerase II transcription subunit 26b isoform X1, whose translation is MKPSASLDEWREYFRRGGDSDIFQIIDHAIMVAAADSPNQFKSRRDRIAELLFSCRVCRCTGCDHVELSVPGDDEVDGGSKENSSRGDNNNQIVSNYSFDEEAEALSAAIEEFSIVSKEVVRIKEMLLNRDDEPHSVILESLRKLKLMSLNVDILKSTEIGKAVNGLRKHASDHIRQLAKTLIAEWKELVDRWVNTTKDLAGAGGTPESANPSVVDQEEAFPSLPYDVDIFTPEANGFEILNGDFFDSLHFDGNPCNSEEYNTSREHERRKTQKRTQMRIQEDAPFRSIKPSSTSADGTRRPLKHEMVSLHKSQMKPLATEHKRKAPGPQQQKLKGLDADAKFEFAKRKLQERYQHHENAKKQRTIQVLETIPKQASATAQKPQLKRPGKNNRSWSNGRR